One region of Ananas comosus cultivar F153 linkage group 9, ASM154086v1, whole genome shotgun sequence genomic DNA includes:
- the LOC109715604 gene encoding SPX and EXS domain-containing protein 5 isoform X1, producing MFGVPVVVPNSSPVIRRAGSKAVISDYGSSESGIANEESFLFPLEVNEMKGASVAIMPSPVFLWRFKVLLFLLWGICCCKISWDSVMRMSANLRDLFLYEAFLYYNPLLLVTLTVWLWGINLWVFSQSSVNYAKVFDLAQNHLTHREIWKCATWMTIVVPTSMTAYLYLYSHGEVTLAASQPVFLYCIVLMLLISPFDIFYLSSRYYLLRTFWRIILPIQAITFSDFFLADIMTSMSKVFSDLERSVCRMVNRQVATIAWFEADSICGSHSIAIPLVLVFPYLCRLFQCLRQYKDTKEKTCLFNALKYSTAVPVIFLSALKYHVFPEQWVNFYRPLWLISSVLNSLYSFYWDITRDWDLSILSRVFKFKNPSLITSCLYGRIWIYYWVIGSNLVLRCTWTYKLSAHLRHNYITVFTIMALEIVRRFQWIFFRVENEWNKMTSKQNIELSTDLPKEEDPLLSSANHSVHTHTR from the exons ATGTTTGGAGTACCTGTAGTGGTTCCTAATAGTAGTCCTGTTATTCGACGTGCTGGTAGCAAAGCTGTTATTTCTGATTACG GTTCTAGTGAATCTGGAATTGCAAACGAAGAAAGCTTCTTGTTTCCATTGGAGGTAAATGAAATGAAGGGTGCAAGTGTTGCAATAATGCCTTCACCAGTATTCTTATGGCGATTCAAG GTATTATTGTTCCTCTTATGGGGTATCTGCTGTTGCAAG ATTAGTTGGGACTCTGTTATGAGAATGAGCGCAAATCTTCGAGATTTATTTCTTTACGAGGCTTTCTTGTACTATAATCCTCTTCTTCTTGTG ACATTGACGGTTTGGCTTTGGGGAATTAATCTATGGGTTTTCTCACAATCATCGGTAAACTATGCAAAAGTATTTGATCTTGCCCAAAATCATCTAACACACCGTGAAATATGGAAG TGTGCTACTTGGATGACCATTGTTGTCCCCACTAGTATGACAGCGTACCTTTACCTCTACTCACATGGAGAAGTAACACTTGCAGCGTCACAACCA GTTTTTCTATATTGCATTGTTCTGATGCTCCTTATATCTCCATTCGACATTTTTTACTTATCATCACGCTATTACTTGTTAAGGACATTCTGGCGCATAATACTTCCAATACAG GCAATTACTTTTTCTGATTTCTTTTTGGCTGATATTATGACGTCAATGTCAAAG GTGTTCTCAGATTTGGAGCGGTCAGTATGTCGGATGGTTAACCGACAG gttgcaacaattgctTGGTTTGAGGCAGATTCCATTTGTGGCAGTCATTCTATTGCTATTCCTCTAGTGCTCGTCTTCCCATATCTATGCCGTTTATTCCAATGTCTACGCCAGTACAAGGATACTAAGGAAAAGACCTGCCTGTTCAATG CTCTTAAGTACTCGACGGCGGTGCCAGTTATTTTCCTTTCAGCCCTCAAGTACCATGTCTTCCCTGAACAGTGGGTGAACTTCTACCGCCCACTTTGGCTTATTTCTAGTGTTTTAAATTCATTGTACTCATTTTATTGGGATATCACCCGAGACTGGGATTTGAG TATTCTTTCTCGAGTCTTCAAGTTCAAGAACCCAAGTCTTATCACAAGCTGTCTATACGGGCGGATATGG ATCTATTACTGGGTAATCGGTAGCAACTTGGTTCTCCGGTGCACGTGGACCTACAAACTCTCGGCCCATCTCCGGCACAACTACATCACCGTATTCACAATAATGGCTCTTGAAATAGTGAGGCGGTTTCAATGGATCTTCTTCCGCGTGGAGAACGAATGGAACAAGATGACAAGCAAGCAAAATATCGAGCTCTCCACAGATCTGCCCAAAGAGGAAGACCCTCTACTCAGCTCCGCCAATCATAGC GTCCACACCCACACCAGGTAG
- the LOC109715604 gene encoding SPX and EXS domain-containing protein 5 isoform X2 — MFGVPVVVPNSSPVIRRAGSKAVISDYGSSESGIANEESFLFPLEVNEMKGASVAIMPSPVFLWRFKVLLFLLWGICCCKISWDSVMRMSANLRDLFLYEAFLYYNPLLLVTLTVWLWGINLWVFSQSSVNYAKVFDLAQNHLTHREIWKCATWMTIVVPTSMTAYLYLYSHGEVTLAASQPVFLYCIVLMLLISPFDIFYLSSRYYLLRTFWRIILPIQAITFSDFFLADIMTSMSKVFSDLERSVCRMVNRQVATIAWFEADSICGSHSIAIPLVLVFPYLCRLFQCLRQYKDTKEKTCLFNALKYSTAVPVIFLSALKYHVFPEQWVNFYRPLWLISSVLNSLYSFYWDITRDWDLSILSRVFKFKNPSLITSCLYGRIWV, encoded by the exons ATGTTTGGAGTACCTGTAGTGGTTCCTAATAGTAGTCCTGTTATTCGACGTGCTGGTAGCAAAGCTGTTATTTCTGATTACG GTTCTAGTGAATCTGGAATTGCAAACGAAGAAAGCTTCTTGTTTCCATTGGAGGTAAATGAAATGAAGGGTGCAAGTGTTGCAATAATGCCTTCACCAGTATTCTTATGGCGATTCAAG GTATTATTGTTCCTCTTATGGGGTATCTGCTGTTGCAAG ATTAGTTGGGACTCTGTTATGAGAATGAGCGCAAATCTTCGAGATTTATTTCTTTACGAGGCTTTCTTGTACTATAATCCTCTTCTTCTTGTG ACATTGACGGTTTGGCTTTGGGGAATTAATCTATGGGTTTTCTCACAATCATCGGTAAACTATGCAAAAGTATTTGATCTTGCCCAAAATCATCTAACACACCGTGAAATATGGAAG TGTGCTACTTGGATGACCATTGTTGTCCCCACTAGTATGACAGCGTACCTTTACCTCTACTCACATGGAGAAGTAACACTTGCAGCGTCACAACCA GTTTTTCTATATTGCATTGTTCTGATGCTCCTTATATCTCCATTCGACATTTTTTACTTATCATCACGCTATTACTTGTTAAGGACATTCTGGCGCATAATACTTCCAATACAG GCAATTACTTTTTCTGATTTCTTTTTGGCTGATATTATGACGTCAATGTCAAAG GTGTTCTCAGATTTGGAGCGGTCAGTATGTCGGATGGTTAACCGACAG gttgcaacaattgctTGGTTTGAGGCAGATTCCATTTGTGGCAGTCATTCTATTGCTATTCCTCTAGTGCTCGTCTTCCCATATCTATGCCGTTTATTCCAATGTCTACGCCAGTACAAGGATACTAAGGAAAAGACCTGCCTGTTCAATG CTCTTAAGTACTCGACGGCGGTGCCAGTTATTTTCCTTTCAGCCCTCAAGTACCATGTCTTCCCTGAACAGTGGGTGAACTTCTACCGCCCACTTTGGCTTATTTCTAGTGTTTTAAATTCATTGTACTCATTTTATTGGGATATCACCCGAGACTGGGATTTGAG TATTCTTTCTCGAGTCTTCAAGTTCAAGAACCCAAGTCTTATCACAAGCTGTCTATACGGGCGGATATGGGTATAA